Within the Pseudomonas fulva genome, the region GAGTTGCAGATGGAGATCGGCTACGTGATCCAGAGCGGCACCTTCAAGGGTGTCGGCCTGAAGGCGCGGCACTCGATCTATCGCAACGACTTCGCCGCGGGCGCCGCCTTTCGCGACGAAAACCAGACCCGCCTGCATATCGACTACACCCTGGCGCTCTGGTAACCGCCAGGGCGCGGGGCACCAGCCTCGCGCCCTGGCCGGTTCAGGCCCGGGCCGGCGTCATCGACTGCGGCTTCTGCGCCGGCAACAAGGTCAACAGCAGCACCGCTGCAGCGACGAACACCAGGGCGAACCAGGTATAAAGCTGCAGCGGCTGCCAGCCATCATCGAGCATGAAGCCCGCCACGGTCGGCGACAGGATCGCCCCGCCGCGACCGATACCGATCGCCCAACCCACCCCGGTGGCCCGCACCGAAGCGCCATAGATCAACGGCGACAGCGCATACAGACCGGCGACGCAGCCATTGGAAAACAGCCCGATCAGCAGGCCCATGCCCAGCGCCGCGGTGAACGACGAGCCGAGGCCGGTGAACACCACCAGCAGCACGGCGGTGATCAGCATGAAGCCGGCCAGTACCCGCGCCAGGGAAAAGCGCGCCGACAACAGCCCCAGCAGCGCTGCGCCAAAAATGCCGCCGATGCTCAGCAGCACGCCGCCGGTCACGCCCTGCTGCACCGAGAGACCGGATTGGGTCAGCAGCTTGGGCGTCCAGCTCATGATGAAGTAGAAGCCGAACATCACCAGGAAGAACAGCACCCAGATCAGCAGGGTGCTGCGCCGCTGCTCGGGGTCGAACAGCCGCGCGAAGGATCCGCTGCCGGCGCGCTCGCCCACCGGCAGCGCCGGTAGCACAGCCAGGCCCGGCTGCCCCAGCTTCGCAGCCAGGCGATTGACCCGCACCAGCGCCTTGGCCGGCTGCCTGGAGAGCAGGAAGTCCAGGGACTCGGGCAACCACAGCAGCACCGGCACGATGGCCACGAAGGTCATCAGGCCGCCGGCGAAGAACACCGAGCGCCAGCCCCAGTGCGACAGCAGCCACACCGCCAGCAAACCACCAAGCGTGGCGCCCAGGGCATAACCGGTGGATTGCAGGCTGACCGCCAGGCCGCGCCAGCGCTTGCAGGCGTACTCGCTGGCGATCACGTTGCTGCTGGCCAGGATGCCGCCGATGCCCAGCCCGGTCAGGCCGCGCAGCAGTGCCAATTGGGTGGGCGTCTGGCTGAGTGCCGAAAGCAGCATGCCGCTGCCGGAAATCACCAGGCACAGCAGGATCAGCGGGCGCCGGCCGAGGCGATCGGCCCAGGGCGCGATGAACAGCGAACCGGCCGCCATGCCGAGCAGGCCGGCACTGAGCAGCATGCCGATCTGCGCGCCGCCCAGCGACCAGTCGGCGGCGACTGACGAGGCCGTGAAGGCCATCACCAGCACATCGAAGCCATCGATCATGTTGAGCACGATACAGACGCCGATGGCCACCCACTGAAAGCCACGCATCGGCCCTTGGTCAACGACTTGGCGGAGATCGCTCATCGCGCACCTCCCACCGTAACGGACGATAAGTACAGAGGCAGGCTGCCATCGGCAGCTGACAGAGCTAAGCAAGGGTTCATCGGCGCAGATCCTGGATTGTTTTTATGGGAAAAGCCGCCGCCAACCTTGCAGAAGTGGATCCAATATTCAATCCAGGCAAGCGGGGCGGAAACGCCCCGTTTGCGCTTCGCCCCGGCCCAGGTCCCGCCCCACGCGGCCTGGCGCAATTAACGAGACCTCAAGAATGCGTTCGCTGATCGGACAGTTTGTCTTGTTAACTATTTTCCCGGACAAGCCTTGACATTAGCCTGATTAAAAACCAACCATTGGATCCAATAACACCAACAATAACCGAGGTCGTCATGTACCCGAAAAATGCCTGGTATGTAGCCTGCACCCCTGACGAAATTGCCGAGACGCCTCTGGGCCGGCAGATCTGCGGGGAAAAGATCGTGTTCTACCGCGGCGCCGAGGGCCAGGTGGTGGCCCTCGAGGATTTCTGCCCGCACCGTGGCGCACCGCTGTCGCTCGGCTACGTCGAGAATGGCAACCTGATCTGCGGCTACCACGGCCTGGAGATGGGCTGCGAGGGCAAGACCGTGTCGATGCCAGGCCAGCGCGTGCGCGGTTTCCCCGGCATTCGCGCCTTCGCCGCGGTGGAGCGCTATGGCTTCATCTGGGTATGGACCGGCGATCAGGCCCTGGCCGACCCGGCGACCATCCACCACCTGGAATGGGCGGAAAATCCCGGGTGGGCTTACGGCGGCGGGTTGTTTCACATCAACTGTGATTACCGGCTGATGATCGACAACCTGATGGACCTGACCCACGAAACCTACGTGCATGCCTCCAGCATCGGCCAGAAGGAGATCGACGAAGCGCCGCCGGTCACCAAGGTCGAAGGCGACGAGGTGGTCACCAGCCGCCATATGGAAAACATCATGGCCCCGCCCTTCTGGCGCATGGCGCTTCGCGGCAACGGCCTGGCGGACGACGTACCGGTGGACCGCTGGCAGATCTGCCGCTTCAACCCGCCCAGCCACGTGATGATCGAGGTCGGTGTGGCCCATGCGGGTCACGGCGGCTACGAGGCGCCGGCCAATGTGAAGGCGGCGAGCATCGTGGTCGACTTCATCACCCCGGAGACCGAAACCTCGATCTGGTACTTCTGGGGCATGGCGCGCAGCTTCAAGCCCGGGGATCAGGCGCTGACCGACAGCATTCGCGAAGGCCAGGGCAAGATCTTCAGCGAAGACCTGGAGATGCTCGAACGCCAGCAGCGCAACCTGCTCTGGCAGCCGGAGCGCGGGCTGCTCAAGCTCAATATCGATGCCGGTGGCGTGCAGTCGCGACGCATCATCGACCGCCTGCTGGCTGAAGAGCAGGCCCTCGCCGCCCGGAAAATCGACGTCCGCCAGGTCGGCTGACCCCTGCCCGTCGCGCGCCACAGGGTGGCGCGCGCAAGCCTTCAAGAGAGCGCCACCATGATCGACGTCATCGTCAAATCCATCGAGCAGCAGGCCCAGGACATTCTCGGCTTCGAGCTGGCCCGCGCCGATGGCGAACCGCTGCCCGCCTTCAGCGCCGGCGCCCATATCGACGTGCACCTGCCGGATGGCCTGATCCGCCAGTATTCGCTGTGCAACCACCCCGAGGAGCGGCACCGCTACCAGATCGCCGTGTTGCGCAGCGCCGATTCGCGCGGTGGCTCCAGCGCCATGCACGGCCTCGAGCAGGGCGTCCGGCTGAGCATCAGCGAGCCACGCAACCTGTTTCCCCTGCAGCACGACGCCGGGCGCCATCTGCTGATGGCCGGCGGCATCGGTATCACGCCGATCCTGTGCATGGCCGAACGCCTTAGCCACACCGGTGGCGATTTCACCCTGCACTATTTCGCCCGTTCGGCTCGCCAGGCGGCGTTCGTCGACCGCCTGCGCCAGTCGCCCTTCGCCGACCGCGTGCACCTGCACTTCGACGATGGCGAACCGGGCAAGCGCCCGGACACCGCCGCTCTGCTCGGCGCGGCGGACCCGCACACGCACCTGTACGTCTGCGGCCCGGGCGGCTTCATGGAGCATGTGCTGGACAGCGCCCGCGGGCTGGGCTGGGCGAACGACAACCTGCACCGCGAGTACTTCAGCGCCGCAGCCGACGAGCAGCCGAAAAGCGGTTTCGAGATTCAGCTGGCCAGCAGCGGCGACGTGCTGCAGGTGCCGGAAGGCGTCAGCGTGGTGGAGGTGTTGCGCGGCGTCGGCGTGGAGATCCCGGTGTCCTGCGAGCAGGGCATCTGCGGCACCTGCCTGACCCGGGTGCTCGACGGTGAGCCGGACCACCGCGACCTGTTTCTTACCGAGGATGAACAGGCCGCCAATGATCAATTCACGCCCTGCTGTTCACGGGCGAAAAGCGCGCGGTTGGTGCTGGATATCTGACCCCTGCCGGCAGCGATGGTGGGCTGAAGCCCACCCTACACCCTTGATGTCTGAGTAATAGGCGGAATGCACCTGACGAATGTGGGAGCGCGCCATGCGCGCGAAAAAATCGCGGATATGGCCCGCTCCCACAGGTTGCCACGAATAGATCAGCTAAGTTGGGTGGATGACGCTCTTTTCATCCACCACTGCCATTGCGATCGCAGAACGGTGGACGGGGCGTGCCGCGTAGGTGAAGCGTCGTCCACCCTACCAACTGCGCTTGAGAGATCGGCTCCGCCTTACAGCTCACGCGACATGACAAAGGTTCGCTCATCGCCGTCGACAACCTCGCGAATCACGGCGTAGCCAAGAGCTGTATAGAACGGCACCGCCGTCAGCGAGGCAGGCACCCGCAATTGCTGCGCGCCAGCCGCACGGGCCACACCTTCGACATGTTTCATCAGGGCCTTGCCCAGGCCACGGCCCTGCATCTCGGGCAGCACGAACACCGACCTGACCACATCCTCCGCCAAGCTCGCAGTGGCCACCAGGCACGCGCCATCGAGCGCCACGAACACCTCACGCGAGGCCATCAGCTTACGCACGCCAGCGGCGTCGAAATTGCCGGCCACCCGGTCGATTACCTCGGGTGAGTAATCCTGCGCATTGCTGAGTCGTAGGGTCTGCACGATAAGCCGGCTGATCGCCTCGGCATCGCTGTCGCGTGCGCGACGAATCTGCACGTCAGCCATGGCGCAGGAT harbors:
- a CDS encoding GNAT family N-acetyltransferase — its product is MADVQIRRARDSDAEAISRLIVQTLRLSNAQDYSPEVIDRVAGNFDAAGVRKLMASREVFVALDGACLVATASLAEDVVRSVFVLPEMQGRGLGKALMKHVEGVARAAGAQQLRVPASLTAVPFYTALGYAVIREVVDGDERTFVMSREL
- a CDS encoding aromatic ring-hydroxylating oxygenase subunit alpha, with the translated sequence MYPKNAWYVACTPDEIAETPLGRQICGEKIVFYRGAEGQVVALEDFCPHRGAPLSLGYVENGNLICGYHGLEMGCEGKTVSMPGQRVRGFPGIRAFAAVERYGFIWVWTGDQALADPATIHHLEWAENPGWAYGGGLFHINCDYRLMIDNLMDLTHETYVHASSIGQKEIDEAPPVTKVEGDEVVTSRHMENIMAPPFWRMALRGNGLADDVPVDRWQICRFNPPSHVMIEVGVAHAGHGGYEAPANVKAASIVVDFITPETETSIWYFWGMARSFKPGDQALTDSIREGQGKIFSEDLEMLERQQRNLLWQPERGLLKLNIDAGGVQSRRIIDRLLAEEQALAARKIDVRQVG
- a CDS encoding MFS transporter gives rise to the protein MSDLRQVVDQGPMRGFQWVAIGVCIVLNMIDGFDVLVMAFTASSVAADWSLGGAQIGMLLSAGLLGMAAGSLFIAPWADRLGRRPLILLCLVISGSGMLLSALSQTPTQLALLRGLTGLGIGGILASSNVIASEYACKRWRGLAVSLQSTGYALGATLGGLLAVWLLSHWGWRSVFFAGGLMTFVAIVPVLLWLPESLDFLLSRQPAKALVRVNRLAAKLGQPGLAVLPALPVGERAGSGSFARLFDPEQRRSTLLIWVLFFLVMFGFYFIMSWTPKLLTQSGLSVQQGVTGGVLLSIGGIFGAALLGLLSARFSLARVLAGFMLITAVLLVVFTGLGSSFTAALGMGLLIGLFSNGCVAGLYALSPLIYGASVRATGVGWAIGIGRGGAILSPTVAGFMLDDGWQPLQLYTWFALVFVAAAVLLLTLLPAQKPQSMTPARA
- a CDS encoding PDR/VanB family oxidoreductase; its protein translation is MIDVIVKSIEQQAQDILGFELARADGEPLPAFSAGAHIDVHLPDGLIRQYSLCNHPEERHRYQIAVLRSADSRGGSSAMHGLEQGVRLSISEPRNLFPLQHDAGRHLLMAGGIGITPILCMAERLSHTGGDFTLHYFARSARQAAFVDRLRQSPFADRVHLHFDDGEPGKRPDTAALLGAADPHTHLYVCGPGGFMEHVLDSARGLGWANDNLHREYFSAAADEQPKSGFEIQLASSGDVLQVPEGVSVVEVLRGVGVEIPVSCEQGICGTCLTRVLDGEPDHRDLFLTEDEQAANDQFTPCCSRAKSARLVLDI